The following proteins are co-located in the Roseovarius arcticus genome:
- a CDS encoding translocation/assembly module TamB domain-containing protein: MRIFQTIALALMFALPQVAAAQDDRGLLQGFIEDNLSGAGREVRIEGFTGALSSEASLELLTVADADGIWLTLKDVTLDWSRLALLRGRLQVTKLSAGEILLPRLPKAEATIEVPDAEATGFSLPDLPVAVNVDEIAANKIVLGAPLLGEEVSLSLTGSLQLDDGAGNAKLDILRLDRAGDQVTLDVAYANTDRNLAIDLVVAEEDGGIASKLLGIPGAPSIRLAVQGDAPLADFTANIALDTGGERRLGGTVTVAAPAPSADAPEGSAPLSFAADIRGDIAPVFAPEYRDFFGTEMALVVVGSRPANGGLGIETLSLTAAALQLNGSLQLGADGWPERFDLTGRMASGDGSPVLLPIGGERTTLDDVGLSLTYDLAKGEEWRLSLTAAGLERTDLSLATASLTGGGTIAKGEGTVPGRVDGALDMAATGLGLADADLARALGEALGGNIVFDWEEGRPFNLSELSVKGSDYDIAGEASIDGLASPVDPRITAKVRVNAADLSRFAGVAGAELAGAAQVSVDGAITPSQGAMEASVTGTAQDLAVGQPRLDPLLRGRVELDVAARRGKDGTFLDRLRVTSPTTDLMAKAIYKSDGSMADLELALADVSLVEPSLQGPAKLTARADQAGNVWTIRAGASGPGEATVTADGTVTVTGGKPGLFDMRASAVASDFAPYSTLAKRDLGGAASVVVDAQGDIATLSGQADLVLNGQDLAVDISQLDPILRGTSSAEISAQRSADGALTLSKGLLKTPKIDADVQGYMGADGAAQGTADITGTDLSVGIVQVDRILQGRSRAQVEALRSADGTITLKRGEFETPMVNATATGFYAANGSAEADIDVTGDNLSLGIPQVDQLLRGRSSLLAKVARSADGTIVIDRADLDTSELTAKASGTLGTDGSSAATIDARLANVALFAPGIPGPATVNGTVRGDGSGYIVDVAATGPAGISADISGRAGNDGNLDLSVNGNAPLALANSFISPRSLSGLAQFDLRVNGPPALSSVTGTITTSGAGLALPKAKLALEGINANIRLTGAAAQIDIGAGVNTGGRLAATGSIDLTAPYQADIAVDLREIGITDPGLYTTTANGRITFNGPATGGANIAGNVDLGEVNVRIPSGAIASGADLPGLRHVNEPAAVRRTRAFADLLDTGGNGDANGGDGGGVAYGLNVTINAPSRIFVRGRGLDAELGGSLRLRGSTAQVIPEGRFSLIRGRLDLLGKRLDLTEGYIQMQGSFVPYLRLVAQTTSGDVQVIISIEGPADEPEITFASQPDLPEDQVVSQLIFGRDLSQISAFQALQLASAVATLAGKGSGGVVGKLRSGVGLDNLDVTTGADDQTEVRAGKYLSENLYSEVEVDSDGQSQINLNLQINKRLKAKGSFGAGGDSGLGLFFEKDY; this comes from the coding sequence TTGCGTATTTTCCAAACCATTGCGCTCGCCCTTATGTTTGCATTGCCGCAGGTCGCGGCGGCGCAGGATGATCGCGGCCTCTTGCAAGGCTTTATCGAGGATAACCTGTCGGGCGCGGGCCGCGAGGTTCGCATCGAGGGCTTTACGGGCGCGCTTAGCAGCGAGGCGTCGCTGGAGTTGCTCACGGTCGCGGATGCGGACGGTATCTGGCTGACGCTCAAGGATGTGACACTGGATTGGAGCCGCCTCGCGTTGCTGCGCGGCCGCCTTCAGGTAACAAAGCTGTCGGCGGGTGAGATCCTGCTGCCTCGCCTGCCAAAGGCCGAGGCGACGATAGAGGTGCCAGACGCAGAGGCTACCGGATTTTCGCTGCCCGACTTACCAGTTGCAGTGAATGTCGATGAAATCGCGGCGAACAAAATTGTGCTGGGCGCCCCCCTTCTGGGTGAGGAGGTCAGCCTGTCTTTGACTGGATCGCTGCAATTGGATGATGGCGCCGGCAATGCCAAGCTGGATATCCTTCGTCTGGACCGTGCCGGAGACCAGGTGACGCTGGACGTGGCATATGCCAACACGGACCGCAATTTGGCCATTGATCTAGTTGTTGCCGAAGAGGATGGCGGCATCGCGTCCAAGCTATTGGGTATCCCCGGCGCGCCGTCGATCCGTCTGGCGGTGCAGGGCGACGCGCCGCTCGCGGATTTCACCGCCAATATAGCGCTGGACACGGGCGGCGAGCGCCGCCTTGGCGGCACAGTGACCGTCGCGGCCCCAGCACCCAGCGCTGATGCGCCCGAGGGTAGCGCGCCGCTTAGCTTTGCTGCGGATATTCGCGGTGATATCGCACCGGTTTTCGCGCCAGAATACCGCGACTTCTTTGGTACCGAAATGGCGCTGGTCGTCGTTGGGTCCAGGCCCGCGAATGGCGGACTGGGGATTGAAACGCTATCGCTGACCGCCGCCGCGCTGCAACTGAACGGTTCGCTGCAACTGGGCGCTGATGGCTGGCCCGAACGGTTTGATCTGACCGGGCGCATGGCGTCGGGCGACGGCAGCCCTGTCTTGCTGCCCATCGGCGGCGAGCGGACGACGCTGGATGATGTGGGCCTCAGCCTGACCTACGATCTAGCCAAGGGTGAGGAGTGGCGGCTGTCGCTGACTGCCGCCGGGCTGGAGCGTACGGATCTGTCGCTGGCGACCGCATCGCTTACTGGCGGTGGCACCATCGCCAAAGGAGAGGGCACCGTGCCGGGCCGCGTCGATGGCGCACTCGACATGGCAGCGACCGGCCTTGGCCTTGCCGATGCCGATTTGGCGCGCGCTCTGGGAGAGGCGCTTGGTGGCAATATCGTATTCGACTGGGAAGAGGGCAGACCCTTCAACCTTAGCGAGTTGTCGGTCAAAGGCAGCGATTATGATATCGCGGGCGAGGCGTCGATTGATGGCTTGGCCAGTCCGGTTGATCCCCGCATCACTGCCAAAGTGCGGGTGAACGCAGCCGATCTATCACGCTTTGCCGGTGTCGCGGGCGCGGAACTTGCTGGCGCAGCACAAGTTTCGGTCGACGGCGCGATCACCCCCAGCCAAGGTGCGATGGAGGCCTCTGTAACGGGTACAGCGCAGGATCTGGCTGTCGGCCAGCCGCGCCTTGATCCCCTGCTACGCGGGCGGGTTGAACTGGATGTCGCCGCGCGGCGCGGCAAGGACGGCACGTTTCTAGACCGTCTGCGCGTCACCTCTCCTACGACCGATCTGATGGCTAAAGCTATATACAAAAGCGACGGCAGCATGGCCGATCTGGAATTGGCGCTGGCCGATGTATCGCTGGTCGAGCCTAGCCTGCAAGGTCCGGCCAAATTAACGGCACGCGCCGATCAGGCGGGCAACGTCTGGACTATTCGCGCGGGCGCCTCCGGTCCCGGTGAGGCAACTGTCACAGCGGATGGCACGGTGACCGTCACTGGCGGCAAGCCGGGCCTTTTCGATATGCGTGCTAGCGCCGTTGCAAGTGATTTCGCGCCCTATTCGACACTCGCGAAACGCGATTTGGGCGGTGCGGCAAGTGTGGTGGTCGATGCGCAGGGCGATATCGCGACCCTTAGCGGTCAGGCAGATCTGGTGCTGAACGGCCAGGATTTAGCCGTAGATATTTCGCAGCTCGACCCGATCCTGCGCGGCACGTCCAGCGCTGAAATATCGGCGCAGCGCAGCGCCGATGGCGCGCTGACGCTCAGCAAGGGTCTGCTCAAGACGCCAAAGATTGACGCAGATGTTCAGGGCTACATGGGCGCTGACGGCGCCGCCCAAGGCACCGCTGATATTACCGGCACCGATCTGTCTGTTGGCATTGTGCAGGTTGATCGCATCCTGCAGGGACGTTCGCGCGCGCAAGTAGAGGCGCTTCGCAGTGCGGATGGCACTATCACGCTAAAACGCGGCGAGTTTGAGACGCCCATGGTCAATGCGACGGCCACCGGGTTTTACGCGGCGAATGGTAGCGCCGAGGCCGATATCGATGTGACGGGCGATAACCTCAGTCTGGGCATCCCGCAGGTTGACCAGTTGCTGCGCGGCCGCTCCAGCCTCTTGGCCAAGGTTGCGCGCAGTGCAGACGGGACAATTGTTATCGACCGTGCCGATCTGGATACATCGGAACTGACGGCCAAGGCGTCTGGGACACTGGGCACTGACGGATCGTCGGCGGCGACCATTGATGCGCGGCTGGCGAATGTGGCGCTGTTCGCGCCCGGTATCCCCGGCCCCGCGACGGTAAATGGCACTGTTCGCGGCGACGGTAGTGGCTATATCGTCGACGTAGCCGCGACGGGCCCGGCTGGCATCAGCGCCGATATTTCGGGCCGTGCCGGAAATGACGGCAACCTTGATCTGAGCGTTAACGGCAATGCGCCGCTGGCGCTGGCCAATTCATTCATCAGCCCGCGCAGCCTGTCGGGCCTTGCGCAGTTCGACCTGCGGGTAAATGGCCCGCCTGCGCTGTCGTCGGTGACGGGTACAATCACCACGAGTGGCGCCGGGCTGGCATTGCCCAAGGCTAAGCTGGCCCTTGAGGGGATCAACGCAAATATCCGCCTAACAGGTGCTGCCGCGCAGATAGATATCGGCGCGGGCGTCAACACTGGCGGACGGCTGGCCGCAACCGGCAGCATTGACCTGACTGCGCCCTATCAGGCCGACATCGCCGTTGATTTGCGAGAAATCGGCATCACCGATCCGGGCCTGTACACGACCACGGCAAACGGGCGTATCACCTTTAATGGCCCTGCCACTGGCGGCGCCAACATCGCGGGCAACGTCGATTTGGGCGAGGTGAATGTGCGCATCCCTAGCGGCGCCATTGCGTCAGGCGCGGACCTGCCGGGCCTGCGCCACGTGAATGAGCCTGCGGCGGTGCGCCGTACCCGCGCTTTTGCTGATTTGCTGGATACTGGTGGCAACGGCGATGCCAACGGCGGTGATGGTGGCGGCGTGGCCTATGGCCTTAACGTGACGATCAACGCGCCATCGCGTATATTCGTCAGGGGCCGCGGCTTGGACGCCGAGCTGGGCGGATCGCTTCGACTGCGTGGAAGTACGGCGCAGGTCATACCTGAGGGCCGGTTCAGCCTGATCCGTGGCCGCCTTGACCTGCTGGGCAAGCGGCTGGATCTGACCGAAGGCTACATCCAGATGCAGGGCAGTTTTGTGCCCTACCTGCGGCTGGTAGCGCAGACCACGAGCGGCGACGTTCAGGTCATCATATCCATCGAAGGCCCGGCGGATGAGCCGGAAATTACCTTCGCATCTCAGCCAGATCTGCCTGAGGATCAGGTTGTCTCGCAGCTGATCTTTGGTCGCGACCTTAGCCAGATTTCAGCGTTCCAAGCGCTGC